In Leptolyngbya sp. 'hensonii', the genomic stretch CGGGTACAGGTCCATCTTCTGAGCTTCAATTTTGGCGAGATCAAGAATATCGTTGATCAGCATCAGCAGATGGGTGCCACACTGCTCAATAACTTTGACACTCTGGCGGTGCACATTCAGGTCTTGAGCCCGTTGCAGAATCTGTGCATAGCCCAGAATACCGTTGAGTGGGGTGCGGAGTTCATGGCTCATATTGGCCAGGAATTGGCTTTTGGAGTGACTGGCCACTTCGGCCTGCTCTTTGGCCTTTTCCAGTTCACCGGTACGATCGGCCACCCGCTGCTCTAGTGTCTCAAAGGCCAATTTCAATTGACTTGCCATTTGATTAAAGGTGCGGGCCAGGCTGCCCACTTCATCATCAGTCAGAACAGGCACAGTTTGGGTCAGATCTCCCTCGGCCAGACGGGCCGCTGCTTTGCTGATGGCTGCGATCGGCTGGGTGATCCGGCGTGAGAGTAAATAGACTGCAAGGATTAGCAAACCGGCAGCTAGAAACCCAATCAGGAGAATGCTCCTGGCTAAATGGCGTGCTGGTTCAAAAGCCTGAGTCTGGTCTGTTTCTGCCAGCAGCGCCAGATTTGCCTCCGGCAACCAGCGATAAACCCCTAGGACTGGAACATTCCTGTAGTTGTGATACAGGCCAAACCCATTGGTTTGGGCGATCGCCTGATCAATGCCGTAACTGTGAATTCCTGTAGCAGCTTGTTTTTGTTGTCGATCGTCCCCGGACTGGCCCGAAATCAGAATCGTTTTGGTAACGGCTCTACCCACCAGATAAATTTCAGCGGTTTCTTCACTGCCAGCATTATCTCGCACCAATCTGTCCAGTTCATCCAGGTTCAAATCCACAATCAGAGCCGCCATTCTGGTCCCTTTGGCATTCAGGATGGGTGTGGCAAAAGTGATGGTTGCCTTTTTGGTTACGGGTGAAAGGTAGAACGTGGGGACAACCGCTTCAATCCCCTGACGGGAAAAATAGCTGGTGGGATACCCTAGGGGACGAAATTTTCCCTCCAGTTGGGGATCATCGGAAGCAAAGACGACAAAGCCACTATTACGGGTAATGCGAATCGATCGCAGATTGGGCTTGATAGCGATTAAACTACGGACATGTTTGCTCAGGGCCTGGTGCGCTCGCTGATAGTTGGGTTGAGCTGGGTCAGAGGTGAGCAAGATGTTAACCGACTGCTGGATTTCCACCTGTTGAGCAATCAGGAGAATGTCCCGTAGTTGATTATCTAACCATCCATCCAGTTGGAAAGACTTAAAGTTAACTGCCGTGGTTAAGCGGTTGATTCCTTCCCTCTCCAGGGCATTCCGGGCCTGAAAATAGGTTCCGAGCGCTGCACCCGTAATAGTCACTATAGATATCACGGAGAAATAACTGACCAGTTGTGTTAGCAGGCTCTTGCCGCGTCGGAGTCTCATGGATTGCCCTCCCAAACTCCCCAAATTTGTCTGATTTGGGCAATCCCCCAATCAACAGCAGCAGCCGGGGATACCTTTTCTTGAATCACTTTGAGCACAATTTTGGCCCAGATTTGCTGGCTTTGAACCTCGCTAAAAGAGGGATGGAGGACCTCATAGGGTGTTGTGCTGGGACGGTTGTAAATCTTCAGTGCCGTTGACAAATGGGGATCTGTGGTGTCATTCCAAAGCGGATCACCCAGGAGTTGGGGCATGACGGGCAGCAACCGTCCCTGAAAACCCTGAATCAATTGGTTGAGAACTTGAGGCTGGGTCAGATAGGTGAGAAAACTTTTGGCCGCCTGCTGATGTTTCCCTGCTTTAGGAAGAATGGCCTGTTTAATTCCTTTCCGGGTCAGCATTTCCTGCCCATCGGGTTTCCAGGGGCGATCGAGGGTTCGAATCTGGCGATACCGTTGGGCGGCATCTTGATTGAATTCATTTCGTTCTAGCCGTTGCGTCAGCGGAATGGAGAGGGTGAGATTATGGGTCATGAGAATTCTGCCTTCCAGGAAACTGGTGTTGTTCCCAGCACCCGTCCATTCCACAGCGTCTAAGGGCACATATCCTGTCCGATAAAAACTGGTCAATTCATCTAATGCCTGAATAAACCGCTGGCGGTTGTCCACCGTGTCCAGTAAGAAATTGCCCAGTCGATCGGCCACAACCACATCATAGGCATCCAGAAACAGAGACAGGGTTGTAAAGGTGTCAAATCCACTGGTGGACATACAGAGTCCCAGACCATGCAGCTCAGAATATCCCCTGGCTCTGAGTTCATCCTGGGCTATCTGCCAGAACTTCCAGAATTCTTGCCATGGCTGGGGGATATCCTGCACCGTCCGACCTATTGTTGCCAGCAGATTGCTCCAGCAGTGAATGTAGTCGTCAGACTGCCAGAGGGGTAAGGCATAGTAACGCACCTGGTTCTGCACCTGATTGCGGTAGGATACGAGGGATAGGGCTGTAGCCGTGTAATTCTTCTGGACAGGCTGGATCACCTCTGAAAGATCCGTTAGCTGATCCCGCCAGGCCAGTTGTGGGGCCAGATTGGTATCGACCCCCAGGGAGTAAACAATGTCAGGCACCGGATAAGCTTGAGGGTTGCTGACGCTTTTGAACAATTCCTGTTGAATCAGTTCCACGGGCATCAGTTTTAAGCTGACTTTCAGACCAGATTGCTGCTCCCAATTGTGAATCACCTGAATGATCCGTTCATTCTCTTCCAGTAGATAAGCGACTTCCCACCAGATCAGTAAATCAGAGGCTTCAGAAGCTGGATTAATCGGAGCGGTTCCCCGTCGAACAGGCTGGCCACAGGTAGCCAGGGCCAGTCCTGAAGCAGATAAAGATAGCTGAGTGAAACGGCGTCGGGTCAGCATTCTGGGTCAATATTTAGTATAAAAAACTACCTATAAACCCTTCTATTCTAGAGAGTAGGAAGTCAAGCTGCTGCTGGCAGGATATTTTGAAACCTTTCTCCCCTGGATTCAATGGGTCAAGCAGGATCGTGCTGCACAGCACACCTCTGTTAAAAATTTTAAACTATGGGAATAATATTCTTAATCTTTCACTGCGATCGGCGGGTATGGCAGCTTCTACAACAGTGCAACTAGCAGGTTATCAAATCCTTGAGCAGATTTACGCAAGTCCTAAAACACTGGTCTATCGAGCTCAGAGAGCGCAAGATCGGCAGCCCGTCATGATTAAGGTGTTGCAAAATGAATACCCCAGCTTCACTGAACTGGCCCAATTTCGCAACCAGTACACCATCGCCAAGATCCTAAATTTGCCGGAAGTGGTTCAGACCTACAGCCTGGAATCCTATAAAAATGGCTACGCCCTCATCATGGAGGACTTTGGTGGGGTTTCCCTCAAGGAAGCGACGCGCCGGTGGCGGCAGGGAGAACCTGGCAGTGCCACCGATCGTTTGCAGGATTTTCTTCGCATCGCCCTGCAGATTGTCTCCGGACTGAATGGCCTGTACCGTAATCGGGTCATCCACAAAGACATCAAGCCCGACAATATCCTGATCAACCCTGAAACCCAACAGGTGAAGCTGATTGACTTCAGTATCGCCTCTCTCCTACCCAAAGAGTCCCAGGTGCCGACCAATCCTGCAGTGCTGGAAGGAACCCTCGCTTACATCTCCCCCGAACAAACCGGACGGATGAACCGGGCCGTGGACTACCGCACAGACTTTTATTCCCTGGGAGTCACTTTCTATGAGCTGCTGATCGGGCAATTGCCCTTCCAGGCCACCGATGCCATGGAGTTGATCCACTGTCACTTGGCCAAACAGCCCCCCTCAATTCATAGTTTGAATCCGATCATTCCCCCTGCGCTGTCTGCCATCGTCAGCAAGTTGATGGCCAAGAACGCAGAGGATCGCTACCAGAGTGCGCTGGGGCTAAAGCATGATTTGGAGATCTGCCTGCAGCAATTGGAGGCGACTGGAAATATCTCGGTCTTTGAACTCGGACAGCAGGATGTTTGCGATCGCTTTACCCTGTCAGAGAAACTCTATGGCAGGCAGGCCGATGTGGACACCCTACTGGCGGCCTACGATCGCATCACCACCGGCAGCAGCGAAATCCTTCTGGTGGCAGGGTTTTCCGGGATTGGTAAAACAGCGATCGTCAATGAGGTGCATAAGCCGATCGTCCGGCAGCGGGGTTACTTCATCAAAGGCAAATTTGATCAGTTCCAGCGCAATATCCCTTTCTCGGCGGTGGTACAGGCATTTCAAGATTTGATGGCACAGGTCTTAAAGGAGGATCGGCAGCACATTGAAGCCTGGCAGGCCCAAATTCTGGAAGCTATAGGAGACAATGGGCAGGTCATTATTGAGGTCATCCCTGAAGTGGAACTGTTGATTGGCAAACAGCCACCCCTGGCAGTGCTAGATCCAGTTTCGGCCCAGCACCGTTTGAACTGGGTATTTCAAAAGTTCATTCAGGTTTTTCCCAGTGCCGCCCATCCCCTGGTGATCTTCCTGGATGACTTGCAGTGGGCTGATTCCGCTTCCCTCAAGTTAATTCAGACGATCATGGCTGAGACTGAAACTCAGCACCTGCTCCTGATTGGGGCATACCGGGATAATGAGGTCAATCCGGTGCATCCGCTGATGCTGACCCTGAACGAGATTCAGAAAAGCAAAACAGCAGTGAACACTATTACCCTCTCTCCCCTCAGCCTGGGTGATCTGAACCATCTGGTGGCGGATAGCCTTCATGCACCCCTGGAGGGGGTCTATCCCCTGACGCAACTGGTGTATACGAAAACCAAGGGTAATCCTTTCTTTAGCAATCAGTTCTTGAAAGCCCTGTACGAAAGCGAGTTGATTACCTTTAACTTTGATGCCGGGGCTTGGCAATGGGATCTGGCGCAGGTTCAGGCCCAATCCCTGACCGAGGATGTGGTTGATTTTATGGCAGCCCAATTGCAGAAACTGCCAGAAGCGACCCAGACCATGCTGAAGCTAGCCGCCTGCATTGGCAACCAGTTTGACCTGAAGACCCTGGCCTTTGTTTCGGGTCAATCCCCCACTGAAACGGCTGGGGATTTATGGGAGGCCCTACAAGCAGGGTTGATCTTGCCTGGCAGCGACATTTACAAGCTGTTTCAGGATGCTAATCCTGGCGATGGCCTGATCCAGGGATCGATCACAGAAGAGCAATCTCTGCAATATCGCTTTCTCCACGATCGGGTGCAGCAGGCTGCCTATCGGTTGATTCCAGCAGCCCAGAAAACAGTGACCCACCTGAAAATTGGCCAGTTGCTCTTGCGCAATACACCGGTAGGGGAGCGAGAAGAGAACATCTTTGAGATTGTCAACCAGTTGAACTACGGGGTCGATTGGGTGCGGCAGGCGGCAGAACGCAATGAACTGGCCCAGTTGAATTTAATTGCAGCCCAAAAGGCGATCGCCACCACTGCCTACAATGCTGCTGTGGACTACGCCACCACCGGGATTCAATTGCTGCAACCCAATAGCTGGCAGCGGCAGTATGTCTTCACCCTGGCCCTCTATGAAGCTGCGATCGTAGCCACCTCTTTATGCGGACGCTTCGATCAGATGGAGGAACTGGCAGAGGTGGCTCTGCAGCGGGCTAAAACGCCCTTGGATTGTCTCAAAATCTACGAAACGAGAATTCAGGCTTACACCTCTCAGAATCGCTTGCTGGCGGCACTCGACACTGCCCGTCAGGTGCTGACTCAGTTCCAGGTGCATTTCCCGGATCAACCCACTCCGGCAGATATTGGACAGGCTTTTCAGGCCACTTCAGCCCTACTGGCAGGAAAAACGATCGAGGATCTCAGTAACCTGCCCTTGATGACCTCTCTAGAACAGCAGGCCGTGAATCGCATTGCTGTCAGTATGATTCCAGCAGCCTATATTGCTGCCCCCGCCCTCTTTCCTTTGATCATCTTGTTGCTGGTTAATTCATCGGTTGTGTATGGCAATACGCCCCTGTCTGCCTTTGGCTATGCCAGCTACAGCCTGCTCTTAAACAGCATCACCCAGGATTTTGAAACAGCGGATCAGTTTGGCAAACTAGCCTTAAAGTTGAGTGCAAAATTCAACTCGAAGGCCATGAATGTCAGAACCTACTACGTTCTGGGGGCCTTTATTATTCATGTCAATGCCCACCTGCGCGAAACCCTGCCCCTGCTATTGCAAGGCTATCAGGCTGCGCTGGAAACGGGAAATTTAGAGTTTGTCGGATATTGTGTCAAAGATTTTTGCCAGAATTCCTATTTTATCGGCGAGGAACTGACCGGTCTGGAATCCGAAATTGGTAGCTACAGCCATACCCTGGAAAGCCTCCAGCAAACGACCTCCCTCGGCTACTGCCAGATCTTCTGGCAAGTGACGTTGAATCTACTGGGGAAATCCGAACATCCCTGCCTGTTGCGAGGAACAGCCTTCGATGAAGAGGCAGCTCTGCCTGCCCTCCTGGAAGCCAATAACCTGAATGGGCTGCATTACTTCTATTTGCATAAGCTAATTCTCTCCTACCTGTTCGGCGATTATGTCCAGGCGATCGACCTGCAAGCCAAGGCCGAGCAATATCTGACTGGGGGAACGGGGTTTGCCTCGGTGCCGATGTTTTACTTCTATGATTCGTTAACGGTGCTGGCTGTGGCTGCACCTGACCCATCGGGCCAGAGCGAGGGACTGAAGCGAGTTGCGGATAATCAGGCCAAACTGCAGAAATGGGCTCACCATGCTCCAATGAATCATAGCCACAAATATGATCTGGTGGAGGCTGAGCGCCAGCGGGTTCTGGGCGATCGGGTTGCTGCGATGGAATTGTACGATCGGGCCTATGCTCAGGCCAGGGAATTCCGCTATCTCAATGACGAGGCCCTGATTTGTGAGCTGACGGCTAAGTTCTACCTCTCCTGGGATAAGGAGACGATCGCGCAAGCTTATATGGTGAAAGCTTACCAGGCTTATGAACAGTGGGGGGCTCAGGCGAAATTAGCCGACTTAGCCCAACGGTATCCTCATCTGCTGACTGCCATGCTGAAGCCAACCGATCGCACCAGCACGTCCCCGGATCTGAATCATCAGCTCAAACTACTGACCACGATCGGGGCCTCTGAGTCGATCGGTCATACCACGAACAATTCCAGTAGCAGCATTTCTGAAGTTCTGGATCTGGCTACGGTGTTGAAAGCCTCTCAGGTCCTTTCTGGCGAAATCCAACTGGAGCACCTGCTCACCCGGTTGATGCAGGTGGTGATTGAGAATGCAGGGGCCCAAACCGGAGCCTTGATGTTGTGTCAGGGCGAGGATTTAGTGATTCAGGCCCAGGCCAAACGCAGCCCGCAGGAGGGGGAAGCCCTACAGATTACCTCCTTGCAGGCAATTCCGGTCCAGTCCAGCCCAGCTATTCCAGGATCACTAATCAATTATGTGTCCCGCACTCTAAAAACCCTGGTGATTGACGATGTTGCGACAGAGACCACCTTTGCGGATGATCCTTACATTCTGGAGCATCAGCCCAAGGCTATCCTCTGTACTCCCTTGCGGCGTCAGGGGAGACTGGTCGGCATTCTCTACCTGGAAAACAACTTAACCCGGGGAGCCTTCACCCACGATCGCCTGCAGATTCTCAAGCTCCTGACTACCCAGGCGGCCATCTCCCTGGAAAATGCCCTGCTCTACGAGAATCTGGCCGAGGCCAAGGATCGTCTGGAGGATTATAATTCTACCCTGGAGCAAAGAGTGGCTGAGCGCACCCAGGCCCTGAATCAAAAAACCCGGCATCTGGAACAGGCGATGCAGGAATTGCAGCGCACCCAGACCCAACTCGTTCAAGCCGAGAAAATGTCCAGTTTGGGGCAACTGGTGGCCGGTATCGCCCACGAGATTAACAACCCGATCAACTTCATTCACGGCAATCTGGTGCATACCAGCAGATATGTTCAGGATCTGTTCGAGGTGATTTCGGCATATCAGCAGGAGTATCCTGACCCCAATCCCAAGATTGCTGCCGTGATCCAGCAGGTTGATCTGGACTTTGCCATAGAGGATCTGCCCAAGTTGATCCATTCGATGAATACGGGCAGCGATCGGATTCGAGACATTGTGCTGGGTTTACGCAATTTCTCCCGACTGGATGAGGCCGAAATGAAGCCTGTGGATATCCACGAAGGAATTGACAGTGCGCTAATGATCTTGCAACATCGGCTCAAAACCAAGCCCGATAGCCCCAATATCGAAATCATTAAAGAATATGCCGATCTGCCCCTGGTGGAGTGCTACGCTGGGCAGCTCAATCAGGTCTTCATGAACATTCTGAGTAATGCAATTGATGCGTTAGAAAACCAGCAAAACTGGCAAGACCCTGCCGATCGGACACCTCAAATTCGCATTTCAACCCAACAGATTGCCCCCGATCGGGTGCAAGTTGAGATCGTGGACAATGGTCCTGGCATGACGGAAGAAGTCCGGCAAAAAATCTTTGACCCCTTCTTTACCACCAAGCCCGTGGGCAGTGGCACCGGACTGGGCCTCTCAATCAGTTATCAGATTGTGGTGGACCGGCACAAAGGCCGACTCACCTGCCAGTCCGACCCCAATCAGGGCACAACGTTTATGATTGAAGTGCCGATCACCAATTGATTGGGCAGGACCTGCAATCGATGTTACGGTGCCCGTGTGCACCAATCTACTTTACGATTGTATAGCTATCTGGCTATATTGAGGGAGTTGAGAAAATCAGCCTATCTGCCCATGGAACCCATTCGCATTTTCTACTTTTCCGATGTTCTCTGTATTTGGGCCTATATTGCCCAAGTCCGCCTGGATGAGTTGAACACAACCTTTCAAGACAAGATTGCGATCGAACAGCACTTTGTTTCTGTCTTTGGGACTGCTCGTGAAAAGTTGGAGAACCGCTGGCGCGATCGGGGAGGATTGCAGGGATACCGTGATCACGTTCAGGAAGTTGTGAAGAAGTTCAATCACATCACCGTTCACCCTGAGATCTGGACGCAGGTAACACCCGTGTCATCCACATCCTGCCATCTATTTCTCCATGCGATTCGACTCCTGGAAGTGAAGGGTTTAGTCGAGCGATCGCAACCCGTGTTTGAAAAAACAATCTGGGCCTTTCGGGAGGCATTTTTCACCCAACTGGCTGATATCTCTGACCGCAAGGTGCAATTTGAAATTGCCGAGAACCTGGGCTTGCCGATCGCCGACATCCAGGCTCAGATCGATAGTGGGGAGGCTTACGCTCAGCTATCTAAGGATTTTGACCTGGTTAAAGAACATACTGTGACGGTCAGCCCCACCCTGATTTTTAATGAAGGACGGCAGCGACTCAACGGCAATGTGGGCTACCGGGTCATGGAAGCCAACATTCGCGAGTTATTGCATAATCCTGCGGGCGAGCAATCCTGGTGCTAGAGAAGGATAGGTTACATTTGCAAATATCACGCTTAAACGCCGATGAAACACTCTACCCCAGGCTTCAATGCAGATCGACTGCGACAGATCATCACTCTTGCCGCTATTCTCGGTAGCATCGCCATCAATACCCTCTCCAACTTCTTTCCGCTTAACGGCGTTAACATTGGTGTCCTCTCCAACACCCTTTTTGCGTCTGTCCAAATTATTCCCGCCAACTATGCCTTTGCCATTTGGGGACTAATTTATCTCGGTCTCATCGCTTTCGGCTTTTATCAACTCCAACCGACTCAGCGTCAAAATCCTGGCTTACAGCGCAGTAGCTACCTGCTCGTGTTTGCTTGTCTGGCCCAATGTGCCTGGATTTATCTTTTTCTGGCCCGCCTTTTTCCCTTATCCATCATTGCCATGCTGGGGATTTTGCTGCCGCTCATGGGTATGCATCAACGCCTCGGCATTGGTCAACAACACGTCTCCCGCCAGGAACGCTGGTTGATCCACATCCCCATCAGCATTTATCTGGGCTGGATTACCGTTGCCACCGTTGTCAACGTGGCGATCGCACTCTACAGCCTCAACTGGAATGGTTGGGGCATCACTCCTCCAGTCTGGACCGTCATCATGATGATGATCAGTGCTGCCATCGCCACGCTTGTTGCCGTCCAACGCCACAACATTGCCTACACCTTAGTGATTGTCTGGGCCTTGATCGCGATCGCCATTCGTCAAATGAATACCCCTCTAATTGCTGCCACTGGTGTGGCGCTGGCGATCGGGTTGACTCTACTGAGTCTGGTAATCCAACCTAAGCCCTCCAGGAAGCTTTAGGTCGATCGGGGATCGCCCATTAATACATTGATTATTTGCACCGATTGTCAGATTTCTGGCTCAGAGCTGATACAGTTTTCACTTGCACAAATTCTTCAACTAGTGTTGCAAACAATAAATCGTCAGGAAAATTCTGACGGGTCGAAGACTCGCAAAATTTAACCCCAATCAACAACCTAGATTTTGTCTGCCCCTCAATCAATGATTGACTTACCACTAGATTACTTACAACTTATGAGGTGTATAGATTCCAGCGGTTAATAATTTACTTTAGTAATACATTTATTGTTTAAATAGACTATGATGACATTGTAAAGTCTATCAGAGGGCACCCATGACCTACACTAAGACACAAGGGAAAACCCTCAACCTGAATGAATAGAATGGCAGCGATGATAGTGAGCTGATTTCATCTGAAGTTCAAGCCAATATTAACCATAATGAGGCCCAATAGCTAATTGCAACTAAAGCAGTCTCAAAATCAGCAATCAAGCTTATTTTGATAGAGTTGCATCTCATTGCTTCAGGTTATTTAATCCACGAGCCTAAGAATAATCCCACCAATAATTTGACTTTATCAGTCAAATTGCTATTCACCTTAAGTAGAAGATAACAATGACTACATGCCATAACCCTGCTCTCTCTGAAGAACCCCGAAATAAACCAATACGCATTGTCCCTCCAATAGCCAGAGAGTCTTTGCTTAACTGGTTAGAAAGTACTGGCAGATTCAAGGCCAGTGAAAATGACGAATTTCTTCAAAATCA encodes the following:
- a CDS encoding DUF3134 family protein, producing MTTCHNPALSEEPRNKPIRIVPPIARESLLNWLESTGRFKASENDEFLQNHKIPEELDDILDSEIYVLDSEEEESD
- a CDS encoding ABC transporter substrate-binding protein, translated to MLTRRRFTQLSLSASGLALATCGQPVRRGTAPINPASEASDLLIWWEVAYLLEENERIIQVIHNWEQQSGLKVSLKLMPVELIQQELFKSVSNPQAYPVPDIVYSLGVDTNLAPQLAWRDQLTDLSEVIQPVQKNYTATALSLVSYRNQVQNQVRYYALPLWQSDDYIHCWSNLLATIGRTVQDIPQPWQEFWKFWQIAQDELRARGYSELHGLGLCMSTSGFDTFTTLSLFLDAYDVVVADRLGNFLLDTVDNRQRFIQALDELTSFYRTGYVPLDAVEWTGAGNNTSFLEGRILMTHNLTLSIPLTQRLERNEFNQDAAQRYRQIRTLDRPWKPDGQEMLTRKGIKQAILPKAGKHQQAAKSFLTYLTQPQVLNQLIQGFQGRLLPVMPQLLGDPLWNDTTDPHLSTALKIYNRPSTTPYEVLHPSFSEVQSQQIWAKIVLKVIQEKVSPAAAVDWGIAQIRQIWGVWEGNP
- a CDS encoding DsbA family protein translates to MEPIRIFYFSDVLCIWAYIAQVRLDELNTTFQDKIAIEQHFVSVFGTAREKLENRWRDRGGLQGYRDHVQEVVKKFNHITVHPEIWTQVTPVSSTSCHLFLHAIRLLEVKGLVERSQPVFEKTIWAFREAFFTQLADISDRKVQFEIAENLGLPIADIQAQIDSGEAYAQLSKDFDLVKEHTVTVSPTLIFNEGRQRLNGNVGYRVMEANIRELLHNPAGEQSWC
- a CDS encoding ATP-binding sensor histidine kinase, coding for MAASTTVQLAGYQILEQIYASPKTLVYRAQRAQDRQPVMIKVLQNEYPSFTELAQFRNQYTIAKILNLPEVVQTYSLESYKNGYALIMEDFGGVSLKEATRRWRQGEPGSATDRLQDFLRIALQIVSGLNGLYRNRVIHKDIKPDNILINPETQQVKLIDFSIASLLPKESQVPTNPAVLEGTLAYISPEQTGRMNRAVDYRTDFYSLGVTFYELLIGQLPFQATDAMELIHCHLAKQPPSIHSLNPIIPPALSAIVSKLMAKNAEDRYQSALGLKHDLEICLQQLEATGNISVFELGQQDVCDRFTLSEKLYGRQADVDTLLAAYDRITTGSSEILLVAGFSGIGKTAIVNEVHKPIVRQRGYFIKGKFDQFQRNIPFSAVVQAFQDLMAQVLKEDRQHIEAWQAQILEAIGDNGQVIIEVIPEVELLIGKQPPLAVLDPVSAQHRLNWVFQKFIQVFPSAAHPLVIFLDDLQWADSASLKLIQTIMAETETQHLLLIGAYRDNEVNPVHPLMLTLNEIQKSKTAVNTITLSPLSLGDLNHLVADSLHAPLEGVYPLTQLVYTKTKGNPFFSNQFLKALYESELITFNFDAGAWQWDLAQVQAQSLTEDVVDFMAAQLQKLPEATQTMLKLAACIGNQFDLKTLAFVSGQSPTETAGDLWEALQAGLILPGSDIYKLFQDANPGDGLIQGSITEEQSLQYRFLHDRVQQAAYRLIPAAQKTVTHLKIGQLLLRNTPVGEREENIFEIVNQLNYGVDWVRQAAERNELAQLNLIAAQKAIATTAYNAAVDYATTGIQLLQPNSWQRQYVFTLALYEAAIVATSLCGRFDQMEELAEVALQRAKTPLDCLKIYETRIQAYTSQNRLLAALDTARQVLTQFQVHFPDQPTPADIGQAFQATSALLAGKTIEDLSNLPLMTSLEQQAVNRIAVSMIPAAYIAAPALFPLIILLLVNSSVVYGNTPLSAFGYASYSLLLNSITQDFETADQFGKLALKLSAKFNSKAMNVRTYYVLGAFIIHVNAHLRETLPLLLQGYQAALETGNLEFVGYCVKDFCQNSYFIGEELTGLESEIGSYSHTLESLQQTTSLGYCQIFWQVTLNLLGKSEHPCLLRGTAFDEEAALPALLEANNLNGLHYFYLHKLILSYLFGDYVQAIDLQAKAEQYLTGGTGFASVPMFYFYDSLTVLAVAAPDPSGQSEGLKRVADNQAKLQKWAHHAPMNHSHKYDLVEAERQRVLGDRVAAMELYDRAYAQAREFRYLNDEALICELTAKFYLSWDKETIAQAYMVKAYQAYEQWGAQAKLADLAQRYPHLLTAMLKPTDRTSTSPDLNHQLKLLTTIGASESIGHTTNNSSSSISEVLDLATVLKASQVLSGEIQLEHLLTRLMQVVIENAGAQTGALMLCQGEDLVIQAQAKRSPQEGEALQITSLQAIPVQSSPAIPGSLINYVSRTLKTLVIDDVATETTFADDPYILEHQPKAILCTPLRRQGRLVGILYLENNLTRGAFTHDRLQILKLLTTQAAISLENALLYENLAEAKDRLEDYNSTLEQRVAERTQALNQKTRHLEQAMQELQRTQTQLVQAEKMSSLGQLVAGIAHEINNPINFIHGNLVHTSRYVQDLFEVISAYQQEYPDPNPKIAAVIQQVDLDFAIEDLPKLIHSMNTGSDRIRDIVLGLRNFSRLDEAEMKPVDIHEGIDSALMILQHRLKTKPDSPNIEIIKEYADLPLVECYAGQLNQVFMNILSNAIDALENQQNWQDPADRTPQIRISTQQIAPDRVQVEIVDNGPGMTEEVRQKIFDPFFTTKPVGSGTGLGLSISYQIVVDRHKGRLTCQSDPNQGTTFMIEVPITN
- a CDS encoding hybrid sensor histidine kinase/response regulator, with product MRLRRGKSLLTQLVSYFSVISIVTITGAALGTYFQARNALEREGINRLTTAVNFKSFQLDGWLDNQLRDILLIAQQVEIQQSVNILLTSDPAQPNYQRAHQALSKHVRSLIAIKPNLRSIRITRNSGFVVFASDDPQLEGKFRPLGYPTSYFSRQGIEAVVPTFYLSPVTKKATITFATPILNAKGTRMAALIVDLNLDELDRLVRDNAGSEETAEIYLVGRAVTKTILISGQSGDDRQQKQAATGIHSYGIDQAIAQTNGFGLYHNYRNVPVLGVYRWLPEANLALLAETDQTQAFEPARHLARSILLIGFLAAGLLILAVYLLSRRITQPIAAISKAAARLAEGDLTQTVPVLTDDEVGSLARTFNQMASQLKLAFETLEQRVADRTGELEKAKEQAEVASHSKSQFLANMSHELRTPLNGILGYAQILQRAQDLNVHRQSVKVIEQCGTHLLMLINDILDLAKIEAQKMDLYPQDFNLVPFIHEVVDIARIPAQQKGIRFLYQEASNLPDVICADEKRLRQVLLNLLGNAIKFTHQGCVTFTVEIRKQQPIASLSHCQLRFSIQDTGIGIPTDRLEIIFQAFEQVNAASQRTEGTGLGLAISQQIIKLMGSQIRVSSVLNQGSTFWFDLDLALVDHRATLKVAPRPDRITGYQGQIRRILIVEDQEVNRAMILEMLQGIGFVCIEASNGEIGLHQAIEEQPDLIIVDLVMPVMDGFEFTRRLRAMAAFQTIPIIASSASVLAGDQINSLNAGCNEFLPKPIDLNRLLTCLQKYLNLDWIYQADPPIEVDDAGLWVVPPVAELAELYQAATTGDIGKIQVEAERLQQDARYHPFGSKVLELAEGYDTGAILELMEPFQGELAKQKDNLN